One Spinacia oleracea cultivar Varoflay chromosome 4, BTI_SOV_V1, whole genome shotgun sequence DNA segment encodes these proteins:
- the LOC130459591 gene encoding uncharacterized protein, with protein sequence MHNLPPGFVFEPTFPEILTTFLPQRLIFGLESLLDYQGIISEIDLYGDKTPEDIFENSEQKEFYFFTKCKGTGKRMQREIAGKGCWTSKSTTDNCVVEIEGKERRVGTKRQFKFQNSENNPCKDCSISWIMHEYLIDKDYIKDVALNCNKYDINNEDIIAFCHVYKKNEPKKVVMKRKSLQFPEEGINKKICIEAKHGFQDDNNNKEINYKEGDNDNNDINYQFITTTLDNVASLEFNNNNNNNNNNNVHINNVDEDMDETLNMIDFSSEIDWDIIINNNNISMNDDSNFERVLSNEEKRYLNYDNGFIGACFDENNNDNNNNNNNNNNKGEDWNKFINDDARLLQN encoded by the exons TCGGCCTCGAATCCTTACTTGACTACCAAGGTATCATATCAGAGATCGATCTTTATGGAGACAAGACACCCGAAGACATATTCGAAAACTCAGAACAGAAAGAATTCTACTTTTTTACGAAGTGTAAGGGTACCGGTAAAAGGATGCAGAGAGAAATCGCCGGAAAAGGATGTTGGACGAGTAAAAGTACAACAGATAATTGCGTAGTGGAGATCGAAGGGAAGGAGAGAAGAGTTGGGACAAAAAGACAgtttaaatttcaaaattcagaaaataatcCATGCAAAGATTGTAGTATTTCTTGGATTATGCATGAGTATTTAATTGACAAAGATTATATTAAAGACGTAGCCCTAAACTGCAACAAATATGATATAAACAAC GAGGACATTATTGCATTCTGCCATGTTTACAAGAAAAATGAGCCAAAAAAAGTAGTGATGAAAAGGAAAAGTTTGCAATTCCCAGAGGAGGGAATTAACAAGAAGATTTGCATTGAGGCCAAACACGGATTTCaagatgataataataataaggagaTTAATTATAAAGAGGGTGATAATGATAATAATGATATTAATTATCAGTTCATTACAACGACATTGGATAATGTTGCTAGTCTTGagttcaacaacaacaacaacaacaacaacaacaacaatgttCATATTAATAATGTTGATGAAGATATGGATGAAACACTCAACATGATTGATTTCTCGTCGGAAATCGATTGGGATAttatcatcaacaacaacaatattaGTATGAATGATGATTCTAACTTCGAGAGAGTCTTATCGAATGAAGAAAAGAGGTACTTGAATTATGATAATGGGTTCATTGGTGCTTGTTTTGATGAGAACAAcaacgacaacaacaacaacaacaacaacaacaacaacaaaggtgAAGATTGGAACAAATTCATAAACGATGATGCGCGGTTGCTACAGAATTGA